In a single window of the Hippocampus zosterae strain Florida chromosome 6, ASM2543408v3, whole genome shotgun sequence genome:
- the skic3 gene encoding tetratricopeptide repeat protein 37, which produces MSSKEVKAALKSAKEAIKSKEFKEALKHCKTVLKLEKNNYNAWVFIGLAASELEQPDQAQTAYRKAVELEPEQLLAWQGLSNLYEKTDQWDFKIELPNVYQKLVELYASSDKNKCYEVIGKLQEIHQSEREYSKLAKVWLQLIQLRQDDGADKKALLQLWRQMAQLLSNCLTDNEQDTETQKHLSTAFEKAMALVEPTPGEEHRKLSVDYIKCLSKLPEEEEKMKQACESMLSLYPAQSYPLEVLCSHYLQKGVQSEEAVNCLSRLRNLVPDNAWCDLGFGTKALQEGRYNDAIKDLAQGLKKMNFHPAWHGLAQAQLKVHKYSDCSKSCAQGLTVCVPGDKELRIRLLKLRLEALVRSAEKKDAEQALETFSWIPDADKDPLLVALKGRAYLNKGKVFEALKVSSQLAASNPHLAQVSALEGLAHVAEDKKQLAEQSFLKASAQSPDCAEYFFLLGQLYWNMGEETRKDRSKAHSHFLKAAKLDPYFGCVFRYLGHYYREVANDSGRARGCYRKAFDLDNDDAESGAAAVDLSMANEDMDTALAILQSVIEKATPGSAKWAWMRRGLYYLKIGQHHLAIADLQAALRADPEDWVCWECLGEAYLNRQSFTAALKAFGKAHILQPTSIYSVYQAAAIKQTLGKFKEAAAEYLQITAKHDYVPALKGLGECQLSLAKTLMEDCRDGGAIDLIEQALQNLFKAVKLRSDLSCLWKLLGDACSAVSTVSPKRARVRMPAALAGLDPKVQVHVLNQAETLRVGERCYTRALKLMPEVASLWHDLGLNFYHQARLTCDAEEAQSLLLEKGQQCLRKAVMMDGGNHNYWNALGVINTSKGLENLALAQHCFIKSIQVEPNNVVAWTNLGTLYLKKDNIELAHESFKIAQSLEPLYVNCWIGQALIAERVGSYDTMDLFRHTTELSTHTEGVKGYAHWVCSTLLDKSKRDSELYRYNIVQMNAISAAQVALSKYTERIQSDAVAFIMLGFLAEHLQLKRQAVQAYHRAVELLQSTSFREQLSFARSNYARALCACGRWREAVDVFNSTPLEELSDLSGLALAYCKAGLIPEGISTYERALAAASSEKQTAYVLTALAMLQHQQGNVDCAKTLLFKCSMLKEPAPESLLCLCALGLVHNDTTLATAARAELLKQGSSCATVIEQRCLLTCALLALQGNYSAVQREASRAVHSHPGNSSLWSLLSKLVPKYYPRKANGGAMAGHVARLSSMTQGKRALLYSGVNQLACGRHSGEDAHRNALKTMQRAVLLCPDDPAAWAGLMAACHTENTSCYLSGSAARRQGLEQTLMSAVSEKVHSLEEIERPLAQALQGWVLQQGVSGLMLTGQLEQAEAVCSQVLNVSPEDPTATLSLRQVQCLRLLESGDGTLLSESALEQLNSAVMLSPNNIAAWHWLAAVYISQGLLVQAVMALRQSLQIASQLGQHSSQVGSLLRLGLLALRPSMAGVPGNDWKDLVRQATTEALKLGSSPVALLFQALLQFVTKMAARETRRLLEKLVYSPSQEFSATVPQVASWYLLRHLHFKNDDELIHVLLEHAKLNGDQRLLDFHSQLVSLS; this is translated from the exons ATGTCGAGCAAAGAAGTGAAAGCCGCCCTGAAGAGCGCCAAAGAGGCTATAAAAAGCAAGGAGTTCAAAGAGGCGTTGAAACATTGCAAG ACTGTTTTGAagcttgaaaaaaacaattacaatgcCTGGGTGTTCATTGGCCTGGCTGCCAGCGAGCTGGAGCAACCAGATCAGGCACAGACGGCCTACAGGAAGGCTGTGGAGCTGGAGCCAGAGCAACTACTGGCATGGCAG GGCCTGAGCAATTTATATGAGAAGACGGATCAATGGGATttcaaaattgagcttcccaaTGTTTACCAGAAACTTGTTGAGCTGTATGCAAG CTCGGACAAAAACAAGTGCTATGAAGTGATTGGAAAGCTGCAAGAAATACATCAGTCTGAGAGAGAATATTCCAAG TTGGCAAAGGTGTGGCTGCAGTTGATTCAACTCAGACAGGACGATGGCGCagacaaaaaagccttactgcaGTTATGGCGACAGATGGCTCAGCTCCTGTCCAACTGCCTCACTGACAATGAGCAGGACACCGAAACTCAAAAGCAT TtaagcacagcttttgagaagGCCATGGCTCTTGTTGAGCCGACGCCTGGAGAAGAACACCGAAAGCTCTCTGTTGACTACATCAAATGTCTCTCCAAG CTCcctgaagaggaggagaaaatgAAACAAGCGTGCGAGTCAATGCTGTCTCTCTACCCGGCCCAAAGTTATCCTCTTGAAGTCCTTTGTTCCCACTACCTCCAAAAAG GTGTCCAGAGTGAGGAGGCTGTCAATTGCCTTTCACGGCTTCGTAATTTGGTGCCGGATAACGCTTGGTGTGATTTGGGATTTGGCACGAAAGCACTGCAAGAGGGCAGGTATAATGATGCCATTAAGGACCTTGCGCAAG GATTGAAGAAAATGAACTTTCACCCGGCGTGGCACGGTCTGGCCCAGGCTCAGCTTAAAGTGCACAAATATTCAGACTGCTCTAAATCGTGTGCCCAAG gtTTAACGGTGTGCGTGCCCGGAGACAAGGAACTGAGGATCCGACTGCTAAAGCTTAGGCTTGAAGCTTTGGTCAGGAGTGCAGAGAAGAAGGATGCAGAGCAGGCTCTGGAGACATTTTCCTGG ATCCCTGATGCTGACAAAGACCCATTACTAGTCGCCCTTAAAGGTCGCGCATACCTCAACAAAGGAAAAGTATTTGAGGCCTTAAAG GTGTCATCACAGCTGGCGGCCTCGAACCCTCACCTGGCCCAGGTGTCAGCGCTCGAGGGACTGGCCCACGTCGCCGAGGACAAGAAGCAGCTTGCAGAGCAGAG TTTCCTCAAGGCATCCGCACAAAGCCCCGACTGCGCCGAGTATTTTTTCTTGCTTGGCCAACTCTACTGGAACATGGGAGAAGAGACCCGTAAGGACAGAAGCAAGGCCCATTCACATTTTCTCAAG GCTGCAAAGTTGGACCCTTATTTCGGTTGCGTGTTCCGCTACCTTGGACATTATTATCGGGAAGTGGCCAACGACTCCGGACGGGCTCGCGGCTGCTATAGGAAGGCCTTTGACTTGGACAACGACGACGCCGAGTCTGGCGCGGCTGCAGTCGATCTCAGCATGGCGAATGAAGATATG GACACCGCATTGGCAATACTGCAGTCAGTGATCGAGAAGGCCACTCCAGGCTCTGCCAAATGGGCCTGGATGAGACGCGGCCTTTACTACTTAAAGATTGGACAGCATCATTTGGCTATTGCGGA TCTCCAGGCAGCTCTGAGAGCAGACCCGGAGGATTGGGTGTGCTGGGAGTGTTTAGGTGAAGCCTACTTAAACCGCCAAAGTTTTACAGCAGCTCTGAAGGCCTTCGGAAAGGCGCACATCCTTCAGCCCACCTCCATCTACAGCGTCTACCAGGCGGCCGCCATCAAACAGACCCTAGGCAAGTTCAAAGAGGCCGCCGCGGAGTATTTGCAGATCACTGCGAAGCACGACTACGTCCCTGCCCTTAAAG GGCTTGGTGAGTGTCAGCTCTCGCTGGCAAAAACTTTAATGGAGGACTGCAGAGACGGTGGAGCCATTGACTTGATtgagcaagctctgcagaatcTCTTCAA AGCGGTGAAGCTGCGATCTGATTTGTCCTGCTTGTGGAAGCTGCTGGGAGATGCCTGCTCCGCTGTCAGCACAGTGTCTCCAAAGAGGGCTCGGGTTCGGATGCCGGCGGCGCTGGCTGGTCTGGACCCAAAAGTTCAGGTCCACGTGCTGAACCAGGCTGAGACGCTCAGAGTCGGCGAACG GTGTTACACTCGTGCATTGAAGCTCATGCCGGAGGTTGCCAGTCTGTGGCATGATCTGGGACTCAATTTTTATCATCAGGCTCGCCTGACCTGTGATGCAGAGGAGGCGCAATCGTTATTACTTGAGAAAGGACAACAA TGTTTACGAAAGGCAGTCATGATGGACGGCGGCAACCATAACTATTGGAACGCTTTGGGAGTGATCAACACAAGCAAAG GACTGGAGAATTTGGCCCTGGCTCAGCATTGCTTCATCAAGTCCATTCAAGTTGAACCAAAT aatGTTGTTGCATGGACCAACCTCGGCACCTTGTATCTGAAAAAGGACAACATAGAG CTTGCACATGAGTCCTTCAAGATCGCACAGTCATTGGAGCCGCTGTATGTCAACTGCTGGATTGGACAG GCCCTGATAGCAGAGAGAGTCGGAAGCTATGACACCATGGATCTATTCAGACACACCACTGAGCTTAGCACACAT ACGGAGGGAGTGAAAGGCTACGCCCACTGGGTGTGTTCTACCTTGTTGGATAAGAGTAAGAGAGACTCCGAACTGTATCGTTACAACATAGTCCAGATGAATGCCATCTCCGCAGCCCAGGTGGCACTCAGCAAGTACACCG AAAGGATCCAGTCTGACGCCGTTGCCTTCATCATGCTGGGCTTTCTGGCTGAACACCTGCAACTGAAGAGACAGGCTGTACAAGCTTATCACAG AGCCGTTGAGTTACTTCAGTCCACGTCCTTCAGAGAACAACTGTCGTTTGCTCGGAGCAACTATGCTCGTGCTTTGTG TGCTTGTGGCCGGTGGCGCGAGGCGGTTGATGTTTTCAACTCCACTCCGCTGGAGGAGCTCAGTGATCTGTCGGGCCTGGCTCTGGCCTACTGCAAGGCCGGACTCATACCAGAGGGCATCAGCA CATATGAGCGTGCCCTGGCTGCGGCCTCCAGTGAGAAGCAGACGGCGTACGTCTTGACAGCTCTTGCCATGCTGCAGCACCAGCAGGGCAATGTCGACTGTGCCAAGACCCTGCTGTTCAAATG CTCCATGTTGAAGGAACCGGCACCAGAGTCTCTTTTGTGTTTATGTGCCCTTGGATTGGTCCACAATGACACCACGTTAGCCACCGCTGCCCGTGCCGAGCTGCTAAAACAAGGCTCGTCCTGTGCAACTGTTATCGAACAGCGGTGTCTTCTCACCTGCGCCTTACTGGCGTTGCAGGGCAACTACAGCGCAGTGCAAAGAGAGGCCTCCAGAGCCGTACACAG CCATCCGGGGAATTCATCTTTGTGGTCGCTATTGTCCAAACTGGTACCCAAGTACTACCCCAGGAAGGCAAAT GGCGGGGCGATGGCCGGACACGTTGCCCGTCTTTCCAGTATGACCCAGGGAAAG AGAGCACTGCTGTACAGTGGAGTGAATCAGTTGGCTTGTGGAAGACACTCTGGAGAGGATGCTCACAGGAATGCTCTGAAGACCATGCAGAGAGCTGTGCTGCTCTGTCCTG ATGATCCAGCAGCATGGGCAGGATTAATGGCTGCCTGTCACACAGAAAACACTTCCTGTTATCTTTCGGGCTCAGCTGCACGTCGGCAAGGACTAGAGCAAACGCTCATGTCAGCGGTTTCTGAAAAAG TGCATAGCTTGGAGGAGATAGAGCGCCCCCTAGCACAAGCTCTGCAAGGATGGGTACTACAACAGGGAGTGAGTGGTCTCATGCTGACCGGACAACTTGAGCAAGCAGAAGCAGTCTGCTCACAG GTGCTAAATGTGTCCCCAGAGGATCCCACAGCGACGTTGTCGCTCAGACAAGTACAGTGTCTACGCCTCCTTGAGTCCGGCGATGGTACTCTCCTATCAGAGTCTGCCTTGGAGCAGCTCAACAGTGCTGTGATGTTGAGCCCCAACAATATTGCGGCGTGGCAT TGGTTAGCCGCAGTGTACATCAGCCAGGGTCTGCTCGTGCAGGCAGTGATGGCTCTCAGACAGAGTTTGCAGATCGCCTCCCAACTCGGCCAGCACAGCAGTCAAGTCGGCAGCCTGCTGCGGCTCGGCCTTCTGGCCCTGAGGCCCAGTATG GCAGGTGTCCCTGGAAATGACTGGAAGGATCTGGTCCGACAAGCTACGACAGAAGCCTTGAAGCTGGGCTCTTCACCTGTGGCTCTCCTCTTCCAGGCCTTGCTCCAATTTGTTACCAAGATGGCTGCCAG GGAAACCAGGCGACTGTTGGAAAAGCTGGTCTACAGCCCCTCTCAAGAATTCTCTGCAACTGTGCCGCAAGTGGCCAGCTGGTACCTGCTGAGGCACCTGCATTTCAAAAATGACGACGAACTCATTCAT GTACTTTTGGAGCATGCTAAATTGAACGGGGATCAACGATTGCTGGACTTTCATTCACAGCTTGTTTCTTTGTCTTGA
- the arrdc3a gene encoding arrestin domain-containing protein 3a encodes MVLGKVKSFTVSYDCLNDSNVAVFSSGDCVSGRVIVEVTGEIRVKSLKIHAKGFAKVRWTESRNAGSNTAYTQNYTEEVEYLNHKDVLIGHERDDDNSEEGLTTIHSGRHEYAFNLELPQTPLATSFEGKHGSVRYWVKAELHRPWLLPIKTKKEFTVFEHIDINTPLLLSPQAGTKDKTLCCWFCTSGPISLSAKIERKGYTPGESIQIFAEIENCSSRMVVPKAAIYQTQTFYAKGKMKEVKQLVANLRGESLSSGKTETWSGKMLKIPPVSPSILDCSIIRVEYSLMVYVDIPGAINLSLNLPLVIGTIPLHPFGSRTSSVSSQCSMSWLGMGLPERPEAPPSYAQIVTEEQRQSSLDVPAAREGMDGPLFAYIHEFRFQPPPLYSEVDPNPDHVDRPEVRRPDACPSR; translated from the exons ATGGTGCTCGGGAAGGTAAAGAGCTTCACGGTGAGCTACGACTGTCTCAATGACAGTAACGTGGCAGTGTTCTCCAGCGGGGACTGCGTCTCAGGGAGGGTGATCGTCGAGGTGACCGGCGAGATCCGCGTCAAGTCTCTCAAGATCCACGCCAAAGGTTTCGCCAAAGTTCGCTGGACCGAGTCGCGGAACGCCGGCTCCAACACCGCCTACACGCAGAACTACACGGAGGAAGTGGAATATCTCAACCATAAAGACGTTCTAATTGGACACGAGAGAG ACGATGACAATTCTGAGGAAGGACTCACCACTATCCATTCAGGAAGACACGAGTATGCATTCAACCTGGAGCTTCCACAGAC ACCTTTGGCTACCTCTTTCGAAGGGAAGCATGGCAGCGTGCGCTATTGGGTGAAGGCAGAGCTTCACAGGCCTTGGCTGCTCCCCATCAAGACCAAGAAGGAATTCACCGTCTTTGAGCACATCGACATCAACACTCCCTTACTGCTG tcaCCACAGGCCGGCACAAAGGACAAGACACTTTGCTGTTGGTTCTGCACCTCAGGTCCAATTTCCCTAAGTGCCAAAATTGAGCGGAAGGGCTACACCCCAG GAGAATCGATCCAGATCTTTGCCGAGATCGAGAACTGCTCGTCCCGCATGGTGGTGCCCAAGGCGGCCATCTACCAGACGCAGACTTTCTATGCCAAAGGGAAGATGAAGGAAGTCAAGCAGCTGGTGGCCAACCTGAGGGGCGAGTCCTTATCCTCGGGCAAGACGGAGACCTGGAGCGGCAAAATGCTCAAGATCCCGCCCGTGTCGCCCTCCATCCTGGACTGCAGCATCATCAGAGTGGAATACTCGCTCATG GTGTACGTGGACATACCGGGGGCAATAAATCTTTCCCTGAACCTGCCGCTAGTCATCGGAACCATCCCCTTGCATCCCTTTGGCTCACGTACATCCAGCGTGAGCAGCCAGTGCAGCATGAGCTGGCTGGGGATGGGTCTGCCCGAGAGGCCTGAAG CCCCTCCAAGTTATGCACAAATTGTGACGGAAGAGCAGCGGCAGAGCAGTCTGGATGTGCCAGCGGCTCGCGAGGGTATGGATGGACCGCTGTTTGCCTACATCCACGAGTTCCGTTTCCAGCCGCCCCCTCTCTACTCGGAG GTGGATCCGAACCCCGACCACGTCGACCGTCCAGAAGTGCGCAGGCCCGACGCCTGCCCATCGCGCTGA
- the arsk gene encoding arylsulfatase K, whose protein sequence is MNLRFPLVCLFQIYAASLCHDGSRPNIVVVMTDAFDGRLTFDPGSKVLQLPYINYLRELGSTFINAYTNSPICCPSRAAMWSGQFIHLTQAWNNYKCLDANATTWMDLLEKNGYLTKKLGKLDYTSGGHSLSNRVEAWTRDVHFLLRQEGRPVTQLVGNMSTVRVNTVDWKKTDLATEWIHQKAASSRRPFAFYLGLNLPHTYKTDSLGPTAGGSTFRSSPYWLKKVNSELISVPTWLPLTAMHPVDYYSTFTKNCSGDFTKEEVKRIRAFYYAMCAEADAMLGQIISALRDTGLLNNTVVIFTADHGELAMEHRQFYKMSMFEGSSHVPLLIMGPGITSGLQVTQLVSLVDLYPTLLDIAEISGLGNLSGHSLVPLISKYSMFPKGEHPDWVLSEYHGCNVNASTYMLRSGKWKYITYADGLSVPPQLFDLTLDKEELHNVALKFPDVKAQLDKRLRSIVNYPAVSTTVHGYNKKEFAAWRQRVGSNYSQVIGNLRWHVDWLKDVITNERLIDRWLDSSL, encoded by the exons ATGAATCTAAGATTCCCTTTGGTGTGTCTATTTCAAATATATGCAGCAAGTTTGTGTCATGATGGATCAAGACCCAACATCGTGGTGGTGATGACTGATGCATTT GATGGGCGCTTGACATTTGACCCTGGCAGCAAAGTTTTGCAGCTTCCATATATCAACTACCTCAGAGAATTGGGGAGCACCTTTATTAATGCTTACACCAACTCTCCAATATGCTGCCCCTCCCGTGCAG CCATGTGGAGCGGTCAGTTTATTCACCTCACGCAGGCTTGGAACAATTACAAGTGCCTTGACGCAAATGCGACCACATGGATGGATCTGCTGGAGAAGAACGGTTACCTTACAAAGAAGCTCGGCAAGCTGGACTACACGTCAGGGGGACATTCACTCAG TAATCGTGTTGAAGCCTGGACACGGGACGTTCACTTCCTGCTACGCCAAGAGGGTCGGCCTGTCACTCAACTGGTTGGAAACATGTCAACAGTTAGAGTCAATACTGTGGACTGGAAAAAAACGGATTTGGCCACCGAGTGGATCCATCAGAAAGCTGCATCCTCGCGCCGTCCTTTCGCCTTTTACCTCGGTCTCAATCTACCTCACACCTACAAGACTGATTCCCTGGGGCCCACTGCCGGAGGATCCACATTTCGCTCGTCTCCTTACTGGCTGAAAAAG GTGAATTCTGAGCTCATCTCCGTTCCCACGTGGCTCCCCTTGACTGCCATGCACCCTGTTGACTACTACTCCACCTTTACCAAAAACTGCAGCGGGGATTTCACAAAGGAGGAAGTGAAGAGAATCCGGGCCTTCTACTATGCCATGTGTGCTGAAGCAGATGCAATGTTGG GACAGATTATTTCCGCGCTAAGAGACACGGGTTTACTCAACAACACTGTCGTGATCTTCACGGCCGACCATGGGGAGCTGGCTATGGAGCACCGTCAGTTCTACAAGATGTCCATGTTTGAGGGGAGCTCTCACGTTCCCTTGCTCATCATGGGGCCTGGGATAACGTCAGGCCTGCAGGTCACCCAGCTCGTGTCACTGGTTGATCTCTACCCTACTTTGCTGG ATATTGCAGAAATCTCAGGATTAGGGAACCTCAGTGGCCACTCATTGGTTCCGCTTATATCCAAGTACAGCATGTTTCCCAAGGGGGAACATCCGGACTGGGTTCTGAGCGAATATCATGGATGCAATGTAAATGCCTCAACCTACATGCTGAGAAGTGGCAAGTGGAAATACATCACCTATGCTGATGGTTTGAGTGTGCCGCCTCAACTTTTTG ACCTAACATTGGACAAGGAAGAACTTCACAACGTGGCCTTGAAATTCCCTGATGTGAAGGCGCAGCTAGACAAACGGTTACGTAGCATTGTAAACTATCCGGCCGTTTCTACAACTGTCCATGGCTACAATAAAAAAGAATTTGCTGCCTGGCGCCAACGTGTAGGTAGCAACTACAGTCAGGTCATAGGTAATCTCAGGTGGCATGTTGATTGGCTAAAAGATGTCATAACCAATGAAAGACTTATTGACAGGTGGCTGGACAGTTCCTTATGA